In a single window of the Bacillus mycoides genome:
- a CDS encoding dihydrolipoamide acetyltransferase family protein, translated as MAVENITMPQLGESVTEGTISKWLVNVGDHVNKYDPLAEVMTDKVNAEVPSSFTGIVKELIAGEGETLAVGEVVCVIQVEGADEVAATAVEEKTKEEPKAEVATPEKAPKAKQPTDGKPRFSPAVLKLAGEHNVDLDLVEGTGANGRITRKDILKLVESGNIPQAGAKKEEAVAAVVEARPEAPKAAPVAQKVEAVKPVSVPTMPGDIEIPVTGVRKAIAANMLRSKHEAPHAWMMIEVDVTNLVSYRNSIKGDFKKREGFNLTFFAFFVKAVAQALKEYPQINSMWAGDKIVQKKDINLSIAVATEDELFVPVIKHADEKTIKGIAREITELAGKVRTKSLKADEMQGGTFTINNTGSFGSVQSMGIINYPQAAILQVESIVKRPVIMDNGMFGARDMVNLCLSLDHRVLDGLICGKFLGRVKEILENTSENNTSVY; from the coding sequence ATGGCTGTAGAAAATATCACAATGCCTCAGCTCGGGGAGAGCGTTACAGAGGGTACAATTAGTAAATGGCTCGTTAATGTTGGCGATCACGTAAACAAGTATGATCCGCTTGCAGAAGTAATGACTGATAAAGTAAATGCTGAAGTGCCATCTTCTTTCACTGGTATTGTGAAAGAATTAATCGCTGGTGAAGGTGAGACGTTAGCTGTAGGTGAAGTAGTTTGTGTTATTCAAGTAGAAGGCGCAGATGAAGTAGCAGCGACAGCTGTTGAGGAAAAAACAAAAGAAGAACCAAAGGCAGAAGTAGCTACGCCTGAAAAAGCACCGAAAGCAAAACAACCAACTGATGGAAAACCACGTTTTTCACCAGCTGTTTTAAAACTTGCAGGTGAGCATAATGTTGATTTAGATTTAGTAGAAGGTACGGGAGCAAATGGCCGTATCACTCGTAAAGATATTTTAAAGCTGGTGGAATCTGGAAATATTCCGCAAGCAGGTGCGAAGAAAGAGGAAGCGGTAGCAGCAGTAGTAGAAGCGCGTCCAGAAGCACCAAAAGCAGCGCCAGTAGCACAAAAAGTAGAAGCTGTAAAACCAGTTTCTGTACCAACAATGCCTGGCGATATCGAAATTCCAGTAACAGGTGTGCGTAAAGCAATTGCAGCGAACATGTTACGTAGTAAACACGAAGCGCCACATGCTTGGATGATGATTGAAGTAGATGTGACAAACCTTGTGTCATACCGTAATTCAATTAAAGGTGATTTCAAAAAGCGCGAAGGCTTTAATTTAACGTTCTTTGCTTTCTTCGTAAAAGCAGTAGCGCAAGCGTTAAAAGAGTATCCTCAAATCAATTCAATGTGGGCTGGCGATAAGATCGTTCAGAAGAAAGATATTAACCTTTCTATCGCTGTTGCAACAGAGGACGAACTATTTGTACCAGTAATTAAACACGCGGATGAGAAGACGATTAAAGGTATCGCTCGTGAAATTACAGAGCTTGCAGGAAAAGTACGTACGAAATCGTTAAAAGCGGACGAAATGCAAGGCGGAACATTTACAATTAATAACACAGGATCATTCGGTTCTGTTCAATCTATGGGTATTATTAATTACCCACAAGCGGCTATTTTACAAGTTGAATCAATTGTAAAACGCCCAGTAATTATGGATAACGGTATGTTCGGTGCTCGCGACATGGTTAACTTATGTTTATCACTTGACCACCGTGTACTAGATGGCCTAATTTGTGGTAAGTTCTTAGGACGTGTAAAAGAAATTTTAGAAAATACGTCAGAAAATAATACATCTGTATATTAA
- a CDS encoding FtsW/RodA/SpoVE family cell cycle protein, whose product MKRSTEFLKSLDVKLILILCAFCVISITAIYSSQQTGQYGDANFAMKQGVNYIIGVVLLLLVASIDLDQLQKLSWPLYIAGFASLILLKVLPASGFTPEKLGAKRWFVFPVLGQIQPSEFFKIALLLVVASIAVKHNAQYMARTFQTDLQLVGKIMLVSLPPMAVVYSQPDTGMVFLYAAAIACILFMSGIQKKLIALCTVIPVTILSTLIFIFVKYPDFFFNKLVTLLKPHQQSRIIGWLNPFENANEGYQTQQSILAVGSGGMEGKGFGEGNVYIPEKHTDFIFATIAEEGGFIVAALVVFLFLLLLYRTIIIGYSADNLFGTLLCAGSIGILTVQIFQNIGMIVGLMPVKGIALPFLSYGGSSLFSNMIMMGLILSVRKTYKKYMFSVK is encoded by the coding sequence ATGAAAAGAAGTACCGAGTTTCTAAAAAGTTTAGATGTAAAATTAATTTTAATTTTGTGTGCATTTTGTGTTATAAGTATAACTGCTATATATAGCAGTCAGCAAACCGGACAGTATGGAGATGCAAACTTTGCTATGAAGCAGGGAGTTAACTACATAATTGGGGTTGTATTGTTACTTCTTGTTGCTAGCATCGACTTAGATCAGTTGCAAAAATTGTCTTGGCCGCTTTATATTGCTGGGTTTGCTTCACTTATTCTTTTGAAAGTATTACCAGCATCAGGTTTCACACCTGAAAAGTTAGGGGCAAAAAGGTGGTTCGTTTTTCCAGTACTTGGACAAATTCAGCCATCCGAGTTTTTCAAAATCGCATTGCTTCTCGTAGTAGCAAGTATAGCAGTGAAACATAATGCACAGTATATGGCAAGGACATTCCAAACGGATTTACAATTAGTAGGTAAAATTATGCTAGTATCCCTCCCGCCTATGGCCGTTGTATATAGCCAACCGGATACAGGGATGGTGTTCTTATATGCAGCAGCTATCGCATGTATTTTATTTATGTCAGGAATTCAAAAGAAATTAATTGCGTTATGTACAGTCATTCCGGTGACCATATTGTCTACATTAATATTTATATTTGTAAAATATCCAGATTTCTTCTTTAATAAATTAGTTACTTTGTTAAAACCTCACCAACAATCACGTATTATAGGTTGGCTAAATCCATTTGAGAATGCAAATGAAGGCTATCAAACACAGCAATCGATTTTAGCTGTAGGTAGTGGAGGTATGGAAGGGAAAGGATTTGGTGAAGGGAACGTCTATATTCCAGAGAAACACACTGACTTTATTTTCGCTACAATTGCCGAAGAAGGTGGATTTATAGTAGCGGCGTTAGTTGTGTTCTTGTTCCTGTTACTACTATATCGAACAATTATTATCGGTTATTCTGCTGATAATTTATTTGGTACATTATTATGTGCTGGATCAATAGGAATACTAACGGTTCAAATATTCCAAAATATTGGTATGATCGTTGGATTAATGCCTGTAAAAGGGATTGCATTACCTTTCTTATCGTATGGGGGAAGTTCCTTATTCTCGAATATGATTATGATGGGGCTCATATTATCGGTACGGAAAACGTATAAAAAATATATGTTTTCAGTTAAGTAA